One Oncorhynchus keta strain PuntledgeMale-10-30-2019 chromosome 23, Oket_V2, whole genome shotgun sequence DNA segment encodes these proteins:
- the LOC118402170 gene encoding cAMP-responsive element modulator isoform X2, producing the protein MAVTGDETESAATGDMPAYQLRSPTSGLPQGLVMAASPGSLSMHSPPVHTEEVTRKREVRLMKNREAARECRRKKKEYVRCLENRVGVLENQNKTLIEELRALKDIYCHKNE; encoded by the exons ATGGCTGTTACTGGAGATGAGACTGAATCAG CTGCCACTGGAGATATGCCAGCGTACCAGCTACGTTCGCCCACTTCGGGCCTACCCCAGGGCCTGGTGATGGCTGCGTCCCCAGGCTCCCTGTCCATGCACAGCCCCCCGGTGCACACTGAGGAGGTCACACGCAAGAGGGAGGTCCGCCTCATGAAGAACAG GGAGGCTGCACGGGAGTGCCGCAGGAAAAAGAAAGAGTATGTCCGGTGTCTGGAGAACCGTGTGGGCGTGCTGGAAAACCAAAACAAGACCCTCATCGAGGAACTCCGAGCATTAAAGGACATTTACTGCCACAAGAACGAGTAG